A window from Chrysemys picta bellii isolate R12L10 chromosome 2, ASM1138683v2, whole genome shotgun sequence encodes these proteins:
- the POLR2K gene encoding DNA-directed RNA polymerases I, II, and III subunit RPABC4, whose protein sequence is MDSQKDVQPPKQQPMIYICGECHTENEIKARDPIRCRECGYRIMYKKRTKRLVVFDAR, encoded by the exons ATGGATTCCCAAAAGGATGTTCAGCCTCCAAAGCAACAGCCAATGATTTACATTTGTGGAG AATGTCacacagaaaatgaaataaaagcaagagATCCTATCAGGTGTCGAGAATGTGGGTACAGAATAATGTAcaagaaaagaacaaaaagat TGGTTGTCTTTGATGCCCGGTAA